A part of Flavobacteriaceae bacterium GSB9 genomic DNA contains:
- a CDS encoding amidophosphoribosyltransferase, translating to MSDAIKHECGIAVIRLLKPLEYYKEKYGSAFYGVNKMYLMMEKQHNRGQDGAGFASIKLNTKPGERYISRVRSVAQQPIQDIFGQINDRINKAFEDHPEYKDDVEAQKRNIPYIGEVLLGHVRYGTFGKNSVESVHPFLRQNNWMHRNLIMAGNFNMTNVKELFSNLIELGQHPKEYTDTITIMEKIGHFLDDAVSKVYKDLKKEGYNKREASPLIAERLKVGKILKRAAKNWDGGYAMAGLIGHGDSFVLRDPAGIRPAYYYKDDEVVVVASERPVIQTVFNVKFEDIKELEPGQAIITKKSGEVRLKQILKPLERKSCSFERIYFSRGSDAEIYQERKMLGKLLMPKVLEAINNDTKNTVFSYIPNTAETSFFGMIETAEAFINKTKTAKILNGQRSLSAEKVTEILSERTRIEKIAIKDVKLRTFITEDSSRDDLVAHVYDITYGVIKPNDNLVIIDDSIVRGTTLKKSILKMLDRLNPKKIIVVSSAPQIRYPDCYGIDMARLEDLIAFRAALELLEESGKYHIVKDVYKKCIEQTDLDDKHVQNFVKEIYDPFTAEEISNKISELLSDESINAEVKIIFQSVENLHKACPEHLGDWYFTGNYPTVGGNRVVNRAFINFYEGNKERAY from the coding sequence ATGAGTGATGCTATAAAACACGAGTGTGGAATTGCCGTAATTAGGCTTTTGAAACCTTTGGAATATTACAAAGAAAAATACGGTAGTGCATTTTATGGGGTAAACAAAATGTACCTCATGATGGAAAAACAGCACAATCGTGGTCAAGATGGCGCTGGTTTTGCCAGCATAAAACTAAACACAAAACCGGGCGAACGCTACATAAGCCGAGTTCGGTCGGTAGCGCAACAGCCTATACAAGATATATTCGGACAAATTAACGACAGGATAAACAAAGCATTTGAAGACCACCCAGAATATAAAGATGATGTTGAAGCCCAAAAAAGAAACATTCCCTACATTGGCGAGGTTTTACTTGGGCACGTGCGCTATGGTACCTTCGGAAAGAACAGTGTAGAAAGTGTGCATCCGTTTTTAAGACAAAACAACTGGATGCACAGAAACCTCATTATGGCTGGAAACTTTAACATGACAAATGTTAAAGAACTGTTTTCAAATCTTATTGAATTGGGGCAGCACCCAAAAGAATATACCGATACCATTACCATAATGGAAAAAATTGGGCATTTCTTGGACGATGCCGTAAGCAAGGTTTATAAAGACCTTAAAAAGGAAGGCTACAATAAAAGAGAGGCTTCTCCACTCATTGCCGAACGCTTAAAAGTGGGTAAAATTTTAAAACGTGCCGCAAAAAATTGGGATGGTGGTTATGCCATGGCTGGCCTTATTGGGCATGGCGACTCTTTTGTATTGAGAGACCCAGCAGGTATTCGTCCAGCTTATTACTATAAAGACGACGAAGTGGTTGTAGTGGCTTCAGAGCGCCCTGTTATTCAAACAGTTTTCAACGTAAAGTTTGAAGATATTAAAGAGTTAGAACCTGGTCAAGCCATAATAACAAAAAAATCGGGCGAGGTAAGATTAAAGCAAATTCTAAAACCTTTAGAAAGAAAATCTTGTTCTTTTGAGCGCATTTATTTCTCCAGAGGAAGTGATGCCGAAATCTACCAAGAACGCAAAATGCTTGGTAAGTTATTAATGCCAAAAGTACTCGAGGCCATTAACAACGACACAAAAAACACTGTTTTTTCCTATATTCCAAATACTGCCGAAACATCATTTTTTGGCATGATTGAAACGGCAGAAGCGTTTATAAACAAAACCAAAACGGCAAAGATTTTAAACGGGCAACGTTCCCTTTCTGCAGAAAAGGTTACCGAGATACTCTCCGAACGTACAAGAATTGAAAAAATAGCCATTAAGGATGTAAAATTAAGAACCTTCATTACCGAAGACAGTAGTCGTGATGATTTGGTAGCTCACGTTTACGACATCACTTATGGAGTAATTAAACCAAACGATAACCTTGTAATTATTGACGACAGTATTGTTCGCGGAACTACTTTGAAGAAGAGTATCCTGAAAATGTTGGACCGCCTTAACCCTAAAAAAATAATTGTGGTTTCTTCGGCCCCTCAAATTAGATATCCCGACTGTTATGGTATTGACATGGCGCGACTGGAAGATTTAATTGCGTTTAGGGCGGCTTTAGAACTGCTTGAAGAATCAGGAAAATACCATATTGTTAAGGATGTATATAAAAAATGCATCGAACAAACCGATCTGGACGATAAACACGTTCAAAACTTTGTAAAAGAAATTTACGATCCTTTTACCGCTGAGGAAATATCGAATAAAATATCGGAACTATTAAGCGACGAATCGATAAATGCCGAGGTTAAAATTATTTTCCAATCTGTTGAAAACCTTCATAAAGCCTGCCCTGAGCATTTGGGAGACTGGTATTTTACAGGCAATTACCCAACTGTAGGCGGCAATAGAGTCGTTAACCGTGCATTCATTAACTTTTACGAAGGTAACAAAGAACGTGCCTATTAA
- a CDS encoding superoxide dismutase, whose amino-acid sequence MAFELPKLGYNYDALEPHIDARTMEIHHTKHHQGYTNNLNAAIEGTGLEGKSIEDLLTNLDMNNGAVRNNGGGFYNHSLFWTVMNPEDRGYLSGELKDAIEAAYGSKDAFIEAFSKAAATRFGSGWAWLCVHKGGKVEVCSSPNQDNPLMPGVGCGGTPILGLDVWEHAYYLNYQNRRPDYIKAFFNVINWNEVEKRYAEAK is encoded by the coding sequence ATGGCTTTCGAATTACCGAAATTAGGATACAATTATGATGCTTTAGAGCCGCATATTGATGCGCGCACTATGGAAATACACCATACAAAACACCATCAAGGATACACCAATAACCTTAATGCTGCTATTGAAGGCACCGGATTAGAAGGAAAATCTATTGAAGATCTCCTTACAAACTTAGATATGAACAATGGTGCTGTTAGAAATAATGGTGGTGGCTTTTACAACCACTCGTTGTTTTGGACTGTAATGAACCCAGAAGATAGAGGTTACTTGTCTGGAGAATTAAAAGATGCTATTGAAGCGGCTTATGGCTCTAAAGACGCTTTTATCGAGGCGTTCAGTAAGGCAGCAGCCACGCGTTTCGGTTCTGGTTGGGCTTGGTTGTGCGTACACAAAGGTGGAAAAGTTGAAGTTTGTTCTTCACCAAACCAAGATAACCCACTAATGCCAGGTGTTGGTTGTGGAGGAACTCCAATTTTAGGACTTGATGTTTGGGAACATGCTTATTATTTAAACTACCAAAACCGTCGTCCAGACTACATAAAGGCATTTTTTAACGTAATTAACTGGAATGAAGTTGAAAAACGTTACGCTGAAGCGAAGTAA